The genomic stretch GGAGTACAATTTATTACTGTGTAGCTGAACCGAAGAAGCTGCACCACAGCCGGCAAAAGCTACGGGACTGTTCGGCTCGTATTATAGTCGGTTTAGCTGTTtttttaagagaaaaatattatagattctagctgataagttcaagcgagcaTGACTCTAAGGCACCTGTAATGATTGGCTCATAAGTTAACTCTAagcattttttatattttaataaaagAGATAGGAAAATTAGCTCTTGATcacctaggtgttaggcttgcacttttgcacttgcaCTGAGCATGAACCATCCCACGTAGCAGTACCCTAGGACCTAGGTCCGGGCGGTTGCGATGCCAATGCGGCTATATATGAGATGGAGTTGCGCCGGAGCGGTTTGCCAAGCAAAACCATCCCCCCATAGCTCCTCCCTCCAAACAGAACAGGCTACACGGACACGGCAGTGCAGTCTAGTCTAGCCGATCGGGGTTTCATCCGTTCCTTCATTCTCTGATTCCTCTCTGATACCCAACACAATCATCAACGCCGGCCGGCTCTTCCGCCGGTCGCCGCCCATACCTCTCAATCCTCTCCAAAGTGGAGAAGAGGAGATTTGAGTAGGACTAAGTTAATTAGCAGGCGAGGCGAGGCATCCCAATCCCATCCGAGGAAGGAAGGTAGGAAGCAAAAAGTAAGGAAGGGGACGACGATGGTGTCCGCCGTGCTCCGGGCCATCCTGGTGACGGGCGGTGCTGGGTACATCGGCAGCCACAcggtgctgcagctgctgcaaCAGGGCttccgcgtcgtcgtcgtcgacaaCCTCGACAACGCCTCCGAGGTCGCCCTCGTCCGCGTCGCCGAGCTCGCCGGCCACAACGGCGCCAACAACCTCGTCTTCCACAAGGTAGGTATCCATCCATCCTGCGAATTCCAAATCCCATTGCCTGGTTGAGTTAATTTGCTTTCATCCTCTTGGCTTGTCATCTCATCACCCTCCTGCTGTGCTGTGCTGCTGCCCGTGAGATCGATTTTAGTTTCCGttgtttggattggattggatgTTCGCCTCTCGACTCGACAGACAGAAGAAAGAATCAGTGGATTCTCGTCGATTGCATTGCTGGGATGCATGGGATTCTCCTTTCCATTCCATTATTTGTTTAATATCAATCATTCTTTCCTTCCCATCCGCAGCCTCTGAGCCTGAACCTGCCTGCCTAGTAGAGTATAGTTTTTATTTTCATTCATAATTTGATTTGATTTCCTGCCAAcatcaacacacacacacacacacacacggagACAGAGAGGACTATTTTCTTCCATTCTACTACTAGCATCCATCATCCGTCCCTATTGGCTGCTCTGCTGCTTGATGGCTTGGGTTTACAACAGAGCAGTGCACATCGAGCTCTAGCTGTCAGTCCATGGCCGTTATCGGGGTAGGGGTTGAGGTGGGTGGGTCACGCCACCCATAGTTCTCCTGTATTACTTTCATGTAGCAGCACAGCAGCAAGGGGAGGCAACGCAGGGCAGGGGCTCACCGGGTGAGGTGAGGGGTGCAATTTCCcttccgtttttttttttttttttgtgggatGGGAGGGAAGGCCAGCAGCCAACAGGCAAGCCGCGGCCATGTGACAGATGAGATGCGTGCCACACCACAGCATACGCGTCGCTTTCTTTGCTTCCTTCCTTCCCCTCGCGAATACTGCATCTGCATGGTTCCATTCATTCTTTCATCCATTCGTCCAATCCAAAGAGCAGTCGCAGTCAGTAAATAAACTATCTGTATGTCCTGCATTATGCGCGCTAAACTATACACTTAAACTGGACTTCTCATCATAgcataataaataaaataaataatgccTGTGTGCACTGCAGGTTGACCTTCGCGACAGGCACGCTCTGGAGGACATCTTCCTGTCCCACAGGTACTGTAGCCCACAACGCTGCTGTCCCCTTCCATTCTACCGCTTTGCTTTGCTTGCATTCCCATAGGTGTCAATAGAATATAATTGGATTTAGTCTAAGGTTCCAGCCCTGCTGGAAAGCAAGCTGTTTCCATCGAGTTCTTGTGCTGCATGTCTTGATTCATTCACAGCAAACCACAGCTCACCTTAGCTCGGCTGTCTCTGATGTTCACTTTCTCGGCACCGCCGCGGTCATTGAAATATTGACGATTTCCCTTCGTTCCCTGACTTATCACGCCTACTTCCAACTGCGGCCGCAGGTTTGAGGCTGTCATTCACTTTGCTGGGCTCAAAGCTGTTGGCGAGAGCGTGCACAAGCCCCTGCTTTACTACGACAACAACCTCATCGGCACCATCACCCTTCTTCAGGTGATGGCTGCACATGGCTGCAAGAAGGTAACAACATACTTGTTTCTTGTTCCAGACGGATCGACCAAGCCATCTTCTCTGGCTGTCCCTGCAATTTCGGGCActcagtcttttttttttttttttttgctttgcttTACAACTTGCTTTTATTGACACCGCCTACTTTCCATTGCATCTGCATTTGCCTTGCTGGGGCTCACAGGATACCATACCGGTGCCCTAGCTTGCTTCTGGACCAACTTGCTTTTATTGTAAATTTATGTCATGGAGAAGCCTAGCCATGCACGCATGCATGCCATCCGTGACAAAATCTTCAATGTGATGGTCCCAGATTCTGCTGCTTGTGTCCTGGCCATCCGTTCGTCTAGCGTTTTCTGGCTCTTGGGCCAGTGTTCTGCAATGATATTTTTTTCCCCCGGTACAATACGGACCACGAACTGCAAAATGACCATCCTTGCTACAAGGCTACAAGCACATAATTGTTCATAGTACTTGAGCCCTCATTTGTCATTTCAACTTAGATTCAGTGCCTCTCATTAATACATCAGGAGCCTGAGTAAAATGTGTGCATCATGCATCATTGTGTCTGGAGGCTAACTGAACATGCTTCCTTGTCATCACAGCTGGTGTTTACATCATCTGCAACTGTCTATGGGTGGCCCAAGGAAGTGCCATGCACTGAAGAATTCCCACTTTGCGCCACCAACCCTTATGGACGGACCAAGGTTCCTTTTGTTCTTAAAAAAAAATCTTGGACAAATACTGCTTTCTGTGGTTTATTAATGATCATCAATTGATTACATAATATATGATGATACGGTGCTGCAGCTTGTGATTGAAGATATCTGCCGCGATGTCCACCGTTCAGACCCTGATTGGAAGATCATACTGCTCAGGTACTTCAACCCTGTTGGTGCTCATCCAAGCGGATACATCGGCGAAGACCCCTGCGGTGTCCCAAACAACCTGATGCCCTATGTTCAGCAAGTCGCTGTTGGGAGGCTGCCTCACCTCACGGTCTATGGAACCGACTACAACACAAAGGATGGAACTGGGGTACGTGCGTACtctattgcttgcttctgctCTGTTATTGTCTAATTCTATGTACTTAATTAGGGAGTTCAGAAACTCAGCTCGttactgaaaaaaaaaatctatataaAACTGGCAGGTGCGTGATTACATCCATGTTGTTGACCTGGCTGACGGCCACATAGCAGCCCTGAGGAAGCTCTATGAAGACTCCGACAAAATAGGTAAACAAGAAACATTCTTGCTACTTCACCACTGGCTCCCAGTTGTTGTTAATTCTAAATTACACCAGACAACTCAGCTGTTGCGTATTCAAGCAAACAGATGAAGCTTGCTAATGATAAAATATACTAATCTGTTGGTTGTAATGCATCCAGGGTGTGAAGTATACAATCTGGGGACAGGAAAGGGGACATCAGTGTTGGAAATGGTGGCTGCATTTGAGAAGGTTTCTGGGAAGGTAGAAGTTCATATATTTAAAccatcatgcatgcatgtcttTGCTGAATGATGTTCagttactaacttactatacatTGATGATTGATTCCCGACCAACTGATTGACTGACGGGCTGATTCTGCCTATACAGAAAATCCCTCTTGTGTTTGCTGGGCGAAGGCCTGGAGATGCAGAGATCGTCTATGCGGCAACTGCCAAGGCAGAGAAAGAGCTCAAATGGAAGTAAGTATGCTGCTGGTACTGGTTGATGGGTTCCGCATGGCATCGCTCGATCCTAACGAGAACAATATGGAAATCTTGCAGGGCAATGTACGGGGTCGAGGAGATGTGCAGAGATCTGTGGAATTGGGCAAGCAAGAACCCCTACGGCTATGCTGGATCACCGGACAAGAGCAACTGAATCACACATCCATCCATCCTGCAGTAGTAGAAAGCAGCAAACTGAGATGCTGCAGCCTATATATACTTACTAGCATTATTAGTAACTCGTCATATATATGTTGTATATATATAGTCAGTCATCGTATTAAGGAGCCTGCTGAgtattattataattattatcTATACTAATCCGACGGGTGATGATGCGACGGGCCTCGTTTCTTCATTTTGTATATATAAGAAGAGGGAGGAGTAGGGGGTGATGGGTCCCATCTCATCCATTCATCTTGTTGTTATTCTTTTGTTACCTTACCGTTCGTAAATGGTATATTATTTGATTATTAGGCCTGTCTGATATTACTCCATGGTTGGTTGCCCTAGAAAAGAAATAAACCTCATGCATATCTAATTATAGAATATATACACATATAACATACTCATTCAGTTCGTTGGTtgatttctggactgataagcccggctgatactggtttattgtgagaagaAAGTACTGTACCgtgactgataagccctgactgaaaccaacaaacgaatagACTGACTGTGCCTGTCTCTGATATCTACTCAATGATACGATATTCTTGGCCCGTTGCTGTCGAGAGCTTCTGGTTCACTGTCATAGGTGTCAAATATTAACGTGTCCCTGCGTGATCTCTCAAGTCTCAGCTCAGAGCTGCTACTCTGAAACAAAACTCGTGTAAAATCCATGCGCTCCAAAATAAGCCTCACCAAAATCCTTGGAACCAGAAGGCGCAACTAAAATCCTTCCAaattgctctgctctgctctgcaccGTAATTCGCAAAGCAATTTCGAAATTGTCTGATTCTTCATTTCAGACTCCCTGAGATCCACTGGAGCAAAGTTAAAATAGACCGCAGTACATGTGAATAGCAgccttttatttatttaattacatttTACCAACAAACacacagcctgttcggctggctaggtcggatcgtggattatttactgttggctggtttagctggtttggtgtgagagaaaaatattgttccagcttataatccacgatcgtttacggcctgccgaacaggctgtgtCCAATTAACTGAGCATATTGtataaagatagtaagatagtcAGAATGTTGTTTTATACTGTGAGAAAAATATGGATACGATGAGCATAAAAGCACGAGATTTAGGCCCTATTGGGTGCAAGTCAGTCGAAGCTACTTTCACACTGTAGCGAGGAGCCAGCCGAAGCTACTTTCACGTGCTTTACTGACTTCACCTGTTGCTAGTTCATTTTGCCCTTTTTTTTAAAGATAGAAAGAGCTCTCTTTTTTTTAATAAAGAACGGCAAATGCTTTGTCACAGATTTTATTAGACgataaaattaaaagaaaaaaaagagcttTACAAAAATATTTACAGACTCCGCGTTGTAGTGCATACTAGTTTTTTGTGACTATAGCAAGGAGACGATTGAAACCAAAGACCCCTTAGTGATCTTATAAAGATATAATTCACTACATATTAAAAAAATACTACAAAGAGGAGACTGTATGGTTTGTGCAAGAAGATAAAACAGAATTAAACGGGACAACAATTGAGATAGAtacctgattttttttttctcttgctAACATCAACACGTAGGGAAGAGAGATCAGAAAcgtgaaggaaagaaaaagaagaagaaatagaaaagccGAAGCATATGTCACAGCCCACCAGCAGCCAACATGTACCATGTGAAGCATCAGAGAAGCAAACACCCCGGCCAGAAATGGGCGGGCCAAAAATGAAAAGCAAGCCCCCTAAAATATCATTTCAGGGCGACTTGCTTATAGCAGGGttcaaaaattttcattaaaattTCACGAATTTGGGTAATTTTTGGGTGGTTGAAAGAAAAATCTAAAATTTCAAATTATGCTAATATGCATGAGGATTTACTATAAATATATAATTCTAGACTTATATTTTCTATTGTTTATGTTACACATTCTTCTACTCATGTGTAGTCATAAACCATGCTAATATGTTTAGATCTAAAATCTTAGAAAACCCATATCTACTATTGTAAGTCTCTAAAAATTTTGTTTGTGAAATTCTGATGAAATTTTGCGAATTTTGGTAATTCTGGGTGTGGTCGAGAAATTTCGAGTACCGAAATCGATAAGGCTCGACTTGTTGATTCAACAATTTTTACACAAAAATACCGATTCAACATTTTCTTACAATGTGCTGAGTCAGCATTTTGTAATTAAATAAAATTTGCTTTCTTTAGGGTGATACTATCCAGGAAGAGCATCAACAAGAGCTCCTTAAAATAACTCTCTATTTTCTTTTCGCAGAAAAAAGGGCCTGCACCAATTTTATATCTAAACTCTCTAAATATAATTTCTTGGTAAGTATCCCCTCTAACTTGAATCGTTCTCCCCACAGTTTTAGTTCAAAAAAACCCTTCAAGATAAGAACTTGGTAAAGGTCCGCCGTTGTGAGTGCTCGTGGCACGCACGGGGCTGCTAACGAAAGGTCCCAGTGGCATGGCCCCGGCTGCTCAAGGTCCGATGTGTCTCGGGGCTCCGGCACGAGGCCTAGCGACGCGGGGCCAACGGATCAAGGTCCAGCGGCTTGATGGGGTGGCCCTGGCTTAGGACACAGGCACAtctctggcttaggattccaaaTCGAAATCCGGGAGTGAAAGTCGACTTTGAACCCGCGGTGATTGTTGGTTCTGGGGCACTTTGCACGCAGAGTGATGTACCAAGTAGCAGTTGAAATTCCTGACTTTGCTGCACACAGGCGCGCATCGATCCATGGAGTTTCGGAATAGTCATGTACGCACACGAGCTCGAGAACAACAATTACTTACTGCTAGGAACTTAATGGTGGTGCATGCATGCTCATGGATCTAGCTCAGGCGATCGATCGAAAGAAATTACTAGTAAACACTTCTACCTGGCCATGCATTATATTCCAACAATGCAAGGCGAAGTGATGATGATATATGATTAGGTGAGCGGCACCTCTCCCTTCCAGTTCCCCGGCGGGTCGTAGGAGCAGGTGATGAAGACGCCGCCGGCGAAGCACTCGGAGCGTCCGCATCCGACGAACTCGGTGTCGTTCCAGACGAGCTGCGTGAAGTGGCCGCAGACCTCGCCCGGGTAGCACGCCTGCGCGCGCCAGTCGAAGTAGGAGGACTCGGTGGCCCAGCTTCTGACGGCGTCGGCGGCGCCAGTCGCTGCCGGTGCCCCAGAAGACGTTCTCCCCGTAGGGCGAGTTGGGCGAGTGCATCATCACGCAGTCGAAGCGCCGTAGCGACGACCACCGCCGCGCGTACCTCGCCAGCTTGCTGCTCCAGCGCAGCGCGCGGCGGCACGCCGTACTTGGCGCGCAGCTCGTTGTGCGCCTGCAGGAACTCGTGCGCCACCAGCGGGCCGTCGGCCGGCACGTGGTGATCGTAGTGCTGTTGCTGATCCTGCTGCTCGCGGTGCTGTTGCCGCCGGAGGAGAAGGAGGGGATGAGGTCGTCGTGCAGCGACGACAGCGGGTGGGCCGAGGCGGTGAGCATCACCGTCAGAGCCGAGCAGTGCCGGTCCTAGAATTTTAAGGGCCCTCCGGCGATCTCGTCGTTACGCCCCTCTTAATCATGTATAAAATTTTATAATATATAGGTGCTAATTTTACTTACAAAAcaaaagcaaattcaataacatatttttaatttaacatgtctgataattatcaaggaacaatatagattaacgaatatatttgtagatgtatgataattatcgaggaatgatgtagattaaaaaaataatatattcattttcttttctcacctatgacaaatatttcttaggtaacattataaaattctaacatgtaaattagaaaaaaaatatgactatatggatacaaagtactagaagtctggaatactatacaaataattaatttgaattaaaaataaaaaagaaaaaaatatcttGGGCCTACACAACTAATCGGTGATCACAATTCATAagaagcaaagaatcaagatgtcgtcgtcgtggagccatgcctggtcgccgtcctcgtgcgccgtgtccgtgtctccggtagtctagcttttcgcggcggcgcggctcaccAGCTCCACGCGTGTAAGGCACGtcccgaactcacgatcagagtgtgttgtgtgcagcgtgactcctcgccttCTCTCTACCCGAGGGTCATGGGGAAAGAAAACTAGGAAATAAATGTCAATGTTGTCTTTTTGTACCACCTagccagttctatgtctctcttcttattagtttgctaatgctAATGGACTATATGACCTGGGGGTTTGTATACCTGGGCTTGGGCCCCTTCTCCGCTTGgaccctcggccgtcgcacctgttggcctacccttagggccggcactggAGCCGAGCATACCAGGGCCACGACGTCGACGGCGAGGAGGACAAGCCCCGGCCCCGCCATTAATTCAATCCGTTGCTCGCTTTGCTCGGGTTCGTCCGTCGTTCGTCGTTGGGACTGTTAGTTCTGAGGATGGACTAGGTAGATCTAGACGGTTTGTTGTTGAACATGATGAACTAGAACAAGGAGAGAGTGAGAGAAATGAGAGGGGTGCGGGTGATGAACCTAAGCCTTTGGATGAAGTCGCGGTTGAGCTGACCATCGCTGGTtcgttgatggaggcagcacacgggcagcgacggatggagtagaggttgcacggacgtcgatgcagtgcagacgaatggcgtagcagtgacgacggcgaagtcagcggagcttcccgtcgctggctgcgcgccctcttagatcggtctagggtttgttggtggggtttgcggctcacggcgaaccttgtgctttgagccgccggctcccacctctttatatagcgcagtgcgacgggggcccaccaaccatgtagggttgggcgcctccGATCAGGGCACATGACCAagacccaataggccgttgggcttattggttgggagatcaatctaacattcttccccttgatctcactattacttttatctttaaactttaaacttcaatccttttatccttactcatttcttcacagatgatgcatagagcatgtctcatcgtcacggtcaatcgccgatagatttatcAGCTACAATGCAcatctctgatctgaaatagttactttaacttttgggccctttatagtccaggaatcataggctttcccttaaacccatgtcggctacatgttctctgaacacgttgggtggtaagccttttgtaagcggatccgcgagcatcttttcggtacttatatgctcaagacttatcatttgatcccggactttatccttcacaacataatactttatgtcaatgtgtttggcagcaccacttgacctattgttgtgagcatactatactgctgtattattatcgcagtataactttagtggtctattgatgtcgtcaaccaccttcaaaccgggtatgaacttttttagccagttcacctgccccgttgcctcataacacgctacaaactcggcatacattgtggacgatgtagtgatggtttgctttgagcttttccatgaaatagctcctcctgcgagagtgaacacatatccagacgtggattttctattatctcccgcataatcagaatctgaatatcccactatatggagtgaatcagatcttctatacgtcatcatgaggcctttcgttcctttcaaataacgcaagactttctttaccaatttccagtgttctattccagaattgctttagaatctgccaagtaacccggtaacaaatgccaagtcagggcgcgtacacacttgagcatattgcaagcttctgacagctgaagcatatggaaccactttcatttgatcgatcttatattggttccttgggcattgaaaatccacatatttgtcgcccttgactataggagcaggtgagggactatatttgtgcatactgaatttctttaagactttttctatgtatgccttttgtgacagtcctaatacccctttacttctatctcggtgaatctcgatccctagaacgaacgaagcttcaccaagatctttcatatcaaattttgaggacaaaaacttctttgtttccagtaatagactgacatcactactagcaagtaagatatcatccacatacaggacaaggaagataaacttcccattcttaaactttgcgtagacacaattgtcctcaacattatctttaaacccaaaattctttattgtctgatcaaacttcaagtaccactgtcttgaagcttgttttaatccataaatagatttctttaggcgacatcccaaacgttcttttccttccatgacaaaacctttcggttgtgccatgtaaacattttcctctaagtcttcgttgagaaataccgtctttacatccatctgatataattctaaatcgtaatgtgccactaatgccattatgattctgaaggaatccttatatgagactggagaaaagatcgcattgtaatcaatcccttctctttgtgtaaagccttttgccacaagtcgggctttatatctctctatatttccttgagagtcaagttttgttttgtagacccatttacagcctactgttttggctcctttaggaattatctcaaaatcccaaactttatttgtattcattgatctcatctcatcttccatggcctcaagccactttgatgaatgatcacttttcatggcttcttcaaatgaggtgggatcatcctccatttgaaattcttcagtgttgtacacttcataatcagcaggaatagctgattttctaactctttgagaccttctaggggcctcctcatttggcacattttctgtttgaggctgttgttgctccccctcatgtgtggcaataggttctataggatcctgagggacaggttcctcatcatcattcattgttgccacaggcgagataacaacaggtgctggcaccacagtgtcttgtactgttggtgcagcaacagcaggtagtgaaaAAAATGGCTCATAAATTattggagtgggtgcatacacccgcttc from Miscanthus floridulus cultivar M001 unplaced genomic scaffold, ASM1932011v1 fs_725_2_3, whole genome shotgun sequence encodes the following:
- the LOC136532840 gene encoding UDP-glucose 4-epimerase 1-like; translation: MVSAVLRAILVTGGAGYIGSHTVLQLLQQGFRVVVVDNLDNASEVALVRVAELAGHNGANNLVFHKVDLRDRHALEDIFLSHRFEAVIHFAGLKAVGESVHKPLLYYDNNLIGTITLLQVMAAHGCKKLVFTSSATVYGWPKEVPCTEEFPLCATNPYGRTKLVIEDICRDVHRSDPDWKIILLRYFNPVGAHPSGYIGEDPCGVPNNLMPYVQQVAVGRLPHLTVYGTDYNTKDGTGVRDYIHVVDLADGHIAALRKLYEDSDKIGCEVYNLGTGKGTSVLEMVAAFEKVSGKKIPLVFAGRRPGDAEIVYAATAKAEKELKWKAMYGVEEMCRDLWNWASKNPYGYAGSPDKSN